TCAACAATACCTTCAACCTCTGCCGGGTTATCAAAAACGTTAGTTGAAAATCCAATAACAGGGTATAGTGAATTTAATTTAGCCATAGAATTACCTCTTTAAATTTTTAATTGGAAATCTTCATCTTCTCAGTCAAAGCACTGACTGAAATTGATTGATATGTATATTTTGATCGAACGTACTGCATATTCTCATCGGTGTGAACGTACTGTTTAAATTATTTTTTACTTCTGCTCTTTCAGTAATTTTTTTACTACTTCTACTCGATGCACCGGAACATTTTTATCCGCTTTAAATCCCAACCGTACCTGATTATTTTTAATGCTTAATAACGTGACATAAATGTCCTCACCAATTTTTACTGTTTCACCTACTTTTCTTGACAATACCAACATGTGTATCTCCTATCACTTCTGTCCTAATTCATGTGCGCGTTTTTTAATTTCTTCCAATGCACCAATTTCAATTTTTGTGCTGACC
This genomic window from Gammaproteobacteria bacterium CG11_big_fil_rev_8_21_14_0_20_46_22 contains:
- the csrA gene encoding carbon storage regulator; this translates as MLVLSRKVGETVKIGEDIYVTLLSIKNNQVRLGFKADKNVPVHRVEVVKKLLKEQK